The following coding sequences are from one Deltaproteobacteria bacterium window:
- a CDS encoding acyl-CoA carboxylase subunit beta, giving the protein MKDKIAVLEQKEKEAEAGGGEARVKKQHETGKLTARERIDLLLDKNTFVELDKFVVHRCTDFGMENKKFLGDGVVTGYGKVEGRQVFVYAQDFTVFGGSLGMVHGKKICKVMDLAMQVGAPIIGLNDSGGARIQEGVESLGGYGEIFCRNVLASGVVPQISAIMGPCAGGAVYSPAITDFTIMVENTSYMFITGPDVIKAVTHEEVNSEELGGAMVHNSKSGVAHFAVEDDKECILLIKELLSFLPSNNMEDPPKSSTDDPSDRRASSLRAIVPENPNKPYDIKDVICEVVDGGYFFEVQEHYAQNIVIGFARMGGRVIGIVGNQPNVLAGCLDIDASVKGGRFVRFCDCFNIPILTFEDVPGFLPGTSQEWGGIIKHGAKLLYAYSEATVPRVTVITRKAYGGAYDVMSSRHVRGDIIMAYPTAEIAVMGSDGAVNIISRAQIQQSDDPEAKRAKLIEEYKERFANPYRAADLGFVDEVIRPEDTRPRVISAFEMLDGKRQTNPPKKHGNIPL; this is encoded by the coding sequence ATGAAGGATAAAATAGCAGTTTTGGAACAAAAGGAAAAGGAGGCCGAGGCAGGGGGTGGTGAAGCAAGGGTAAAGAAGCAGCATGAAACCGGAAAACTCACAGCCCGAGAAAGAATAGACCTTCTTCTCGACAAAAACACATTTGTCGAGCTTGATAAGTTCGTAGTTCACAGATGCACCGACTTCGGCATGGAGAATAAAAAATTCCTGGGAGACGGGGTAGTCACCGGGTACGGGAAAGTGGAGGGACGTCAGGTGTTCGTCTACGCCCAGGACTTCACGGTTTTCGGCGGTTCACTCGGGATGGTGCACGGAAAGAAAATATGCAAGGTTATGGACCTTGCGATGCAGGTGGGCGCTCCGATAATCGGCCTTAATGATTCCGGAGGAGCAAGGATACAGGAGGGTGTTGAGAGTCTCGGCGGATACGGGGAAATATTTTGCAGAAACGTACTCGCTTCAGGGGTTGTCCCTCAAATATCTGCGATTATGGGTCCCTGCGCCGGAGGAGCTGTCTATTCTCCCGCGATAACCGATTTTACTATAATGGTTGAAAATACGAGCTATATGTTTATAACCGGTCCCGACGTGATAAAAGCCGTAACCCATGAAGAGGTGAACTCGGAGGAGCTGGGCGGCGCTATGGTTCATAACTCCAAGAGCGGTGTCGCCCATTTTGCCGTCGAGGACGACAAGGAATGCATATTACTGATCAAGGAGCTACTGAGTTTTCTGCCGTCAAACAACATGGAAGACCCGCCTAAATCAAGCACAGATGACCCGTCGGACAGAAGAGCTTCTTCACTGAGGGCGATAGTGCCGGAGAACCCCAATAAACCCTACGATATCAAGGATGTGATTTGCGAGGTTGTCGACGGAGGATACTTCTTTGAGGTTCAGGAGCACTACGCGCAGAACATCGTCATAGGTTTTGCCAGAATGGGGGGACGCGTAATAGGAATAGTAGGTAACCAGCCAAATGTCCTCGCGGGCTGTCTCGACATAGACGCTTCGGTGAAGGGCGGCAGATTCGTCAGATTCTGCGACTGCTTCAATATACCTATCCTGACCTTTGAGGACGTGCCCGGATTCCTGCCCGGCACTTCACAGGAGTGGGGAGGAATCATCAAGCACGGCGCTAAGCTGTTATATGCCTACAGTGAGGCCACAGTTCCGAGAGTGACTGTTATAACGAGGAAAGCCTACGGAGGCGCCTACGATGTTATGTCGTCCAGGCATGTGAGGGGTGACATCATAATGGCATACCCTACGGCGGAAATCGCCGTTATGGGATCGGACGGAGCCGTCAATATTATCTCCCGGGCGCAGATTCAGCAATCAGATGACCCCGAGGCCAAAAGGGCCAAACTGATCGAAGAGTACAAAGAAAGGTTTGCCAACCCCTACAGGGCGGCGGATCTCGGATTCGTGGATGAGGTAATCAGACCCGAAGATACGAGACCGCGCGTAATCTCCGCCTTTGAAATGCTGGACGGGAAAAGACAGACGAACCCGCCCAAAAAACACGGGAACATACCACTTTAA
- a CDS encoding ABC transporter permease, translating into MLANYIARLGSYCISLIEQLGEVGIFFYRTIFASVTRPFNFRLVLEQIDEIGFKSVPIVIASAMAIGMVMVVQLAWGFAWFGAKGVVGPVVSLSFVRELGPVVTSLLVGGRVGSGITAEIGSMKVTEQIDAIRTLGADPIRKLVVPRLVAAIISFPFLAIIADFTGILGAMIMSNIDLDVKPRLFVSSILEWVTIDDFVSGISKTFFFGIIVAITGCFIGMKAEGGTQGVGRATTATVVVSLLLIIIGDFLLTKLFLIL; encoded by the coding sequence ATGTTAGCAAACTATATCGCCAGGCTCGGATCATACTGCATTTCGTTAATTGAGCAGCTGGGAGAGGTAGGAATATTTTTCTACAGGACGATATTCGCCTCCGTCACGCGGCCCTTTAACTTCCGTCTCGTGCTTGAGCAGATAGATGAAATAGGCTTTAAGTCGGTTCCGATAGTAATAGCTTCTGCGATGGCGATTGGTATGGTTATGGTGGTTCAGCTCGCCTGGGGATTCGCGTGGTTCGGTGCCAAGGGGGTTGTGGGGCCTGTTGTATCGCTGTCCTTTGTCCGGGAGCTGGGGCCTGTTGTAACCTCGCTGCTGGTCGGAGGAAGGGTAGGTTCGGGTATTACCGCCGAAATAGGGTCAATGAAGGTAACCGAGCAGATAGATGCAATCAGGACACTTGGTGCGGACCCCATAAGAAAGCTGGTTGTGCCTAGGCTTGTGGCGGCGATAATTTCTTTCCCGTTCCTTGCTATCATCGCCGATTTCACGGGCATTTTAGGCGCCATGATCATGTCGAACATAGACCTCGACGTTAAGCCCAGGCTCTTCGTTTCAAGCATTCTCGAATGGGTTACAATCGATGACTTTGTGAGCGGAATATCGAAAACCTTTTTCTTCGGAATAATAGTCGCCATTACCGGATGTTTTATAGGGATGAAGGCGGAAGGCGGAACACAAGGCGTAGGACGAGCTACTACCGCCACGGTAGTAGTATCACTTCTGCTTATTATTATCGGGGACTTCCTTCTGACAAAGCTCTTTCTTATACTGTAA
- a CDS encoding nicotinate phosphoribosyltransferase, with protein sequence MDNISEGALFTDQYQLTMAQLYYSFGLHENHAQFDHFFRHYPDYGSHKAGYCINAGLESLTEWMENTRFGDEEIGYLREQSGQAGSRIFRDDFLDWLRKNGTFGDITMYSIPEGRVVHPNVPVTVIQGPLAMSQILESPLLNKINYQILIATKAARIKEAARGQPILEFGMRRGHDKGVNAGVRAALVGGADFSSNVGISHILGFRPKGTHAHSMVQVFMALGEGELGAFRAYADVYPDDCVLLVDTVNTLESGVPNAIKVFEELRRKGHKPLGIRLDSGDLAFLSIQSARMLDDAGFSDAKIVLSNQLDELVIWQIITQIEDEAPRYGVDPDRLIKRLVYGVGTRLITSKGDSALDGVYKLVAVMESGGWVPAIKLSETPQKTLNPGNKKPWRIYDKRGNATADLLAIDGEDPKGMNLIQMRHPSDHTKQRVMGRDEVSKTEPLLVKVRDRGKIVYDFPSIEELRKKREYDTEHLDPGVRRLVNPHIYHVSLSEKLWNLKQNVIQSIENKSG encoded by the coding sequence ATGGATAACATATCGGAAGGCGCTCTCTTTACAGATCAATACCAGCTAACCATGGCCCAGCTTTATTACAGCTTCGGGCTGCATGAAAATCATGCACAGTTCGATCATTTTTTCAGGCATTACCCGGATTACGGCTCGCATAAAGCAGGGTACTGTATAAACGCGGGTTTGGAATCACTTACGGAGTGGATGGAAAATACCCGGTTCGGCGATGAGGAAATCGGCTATTTGAGAGAACAAAGCGGCCAGGCCGGATCCAGGATTTTCAGAGACGATTTTCTCGATTGGTTAAGGAAAAACGGCACTTTCGGAGACATTACCATGTATTCGATCCCCGAAGGAAGGGTTGTTCATCCCAACGTTCCGGTGACGGTAATACAGGGCCCTCTGGCGATGTCGCAGATTCTGGAATCCCCCCTCCTGAATAAGATTAATTATCAGATATTGATAGCCACGAAGGCGGCTCGTATAAAAGAAGCGGCGCGCGGACAGCCCATTCTGGAATTCGGGATGCGCCGTGGACATGATAAAGGGGTCAATGCCGGAGTCAGGGCCGCGCTCGTAGGCGGGGCGGATTTTTCGTCGAACGTGGGGATTTCGCACATTTTAGGCTTCCGTCCCAAGGGAACCCACGCCCATAGCATGGTTCAGGTATTTATGGCTCTAGGCGAAGGGGAGCTCGGGGCTTTCAGGGCGTATGCAGATGTGTATCCTGATGACTGCGTTCTCCTTGTAGATACGGTTAACACTCTGGAGAGCGGCGTCCCGAATGCTATAAAGGTTTTCGAGGAATTAAGAAGAAAGGGCCATAAACCGCTCGGAATCAGGCTCGATTCGGGTGATCTCGCGTTTCTCTCCATTCAGTCTGCGAGGATGCTCGATGACGCAGGTTTTTCCGACGCCAAAATAGTGCTTTCGAATCAGCTCGACGAGCTTGTTATCTGGCAGATAATAACCCAGATTGAAGACGAAGCGCCCCGCTACGGAGTCGATCCGGACCGCTTGATCAAGAGGCTCGTATATGGAGTGGGAACAAGGCTTATAACATCTAAAGGTGATTCAGCGCTGGACGGTGTTTATAAACTCGTGGCGGTTATGGAAAGCGGGGGATGGGTGCCCGCGATAAAGCTGTCCGAGACTCCGCAGAAAACCCTGAATCCCGGCAATAAAAAGCCGTGGCGTATTTACGATAAAAGGGGGAATGCCACAGCCGATCTTCTTGCGATCGACGGAGAAGACCCGAAAGGGATGAACCTTATCCAGATGCGGCATCCCTCAGACCATACAAAACAGAGAGTAATGGGAAGAGACGAAGTCAGCAAGACAGAGCCCCTCCTGGTGAAGGTCAGGGATCGAGGAAAGATAGTTTATGATTTCCCATCGATTGAGGAGCTCAGGAAGAAGAGAGAGTATGATACGGAACATCTCGACCCGGGTGTAAGGCGTTTAGTGAATCCGCATATTTATCATGTCTCACTCTCGGAGAAGCTCTGGAATCTCAAGCAGAATGTAATTCAATCTATCGAGAACAAGAGCGGATGA
- a CDS encoding 3-hydroxybutyryl-CoA dehydrogenase gives MSRKVEDVKKVGVVGAGTMGSGIAQVVASSEREVVLIDVSDAALERGIKGIEKSLGRLVKKETISEEDSKSVLSRVKTTTKFEDLKDVDLVIEAVFEDMKVKKDIYKKLDEATAPDVVLATNTSSLPIVEIAVNTGRADKIVGMHFFNPAPVMKLVEIIKALTTSEETAQFAYDFATALGKEPVRTKDVPGFIVNRILIPMLNEAVFAYQDGVGTPEDIDKAMKLGTNQPIGPLALIDLIGLDVTIDVMDVFYKEFQDSKYRAAPLLRQMVRAGWLGRKSGKGFYDY, from the coding sequence ATGTCCAGAAAGGTAGAGGATGTCAAGAAGGTCGGAGTTGTAGGAGCAGGCACTATGGGGTCGGGAATTGCTCAGGTTGTGGCTTCGAGCGAAAGGGAAGTTGTTCTTATAGATGTTTCGGATGCGGCTTTGGAAAGGGGTATAAAGGGAATTGAAAAAAGTCTCGGAAGGCTCGTTAAAAAAGAGACCATAAGCGAGGAAGACAGCAAGTCCGTACTATCAAGGGTGAAAACCACGACGAAATTTGAGGATTTAAAAGACGTAGACCTGGTAATTGAGGCAGTCTTTGAGGACATGAAAGTAAAAAAGGATATATACAAGAAGCTTGATGAGGCTACGGCGCCCGATGTCGTTCTCGCTACAAACACGTCGTCGCTTCCTATCGTGGAGATTGCTGTGAACACGGGCAGGGCTGACAAGATAGTGGGCATGCACTTTTTTAATCCCGCCCCGGTAATGAAGCTTGTGGAGATCATAAAAGCGCTCACCACTTCGGAGGAAACCGCGCAGTTCGCTTACGATTTTGCAACCGCTCTCGGCAAGGAGCCCGTCAGGACCAAGGACGTGCCAGGTTTTATAGTGAACAGGATTTTAATACCCATGCTGAACGAAGCTGTGTTCGCATATCAGGACGGGGTCGGAACTCCGGAGGATATAGACAAAGCCATGAAGCTCGGGACAAACCAGCCCATAGGTCCTCTGGCGCTGATTGACCTTATCGGACTCGACGTCACCATCGACGTAATGGACGTGTTTTATAAAGAGTTTCAGGACTCGAAATACCGCGCCGCGCCGCTTCTGCGTCAAATGGTCCGCGCCGGCTGGCTTGGAAGGAAATCCGGGAAGGGCTTCTACGATTATTGA
- a CDS encoding LLM class F420-dependent oxidoreductase, producing the protein MKFGISLPNFGKYASRENILKTAVLAEDLGYDSLWVSDHIVIPDSHEGFGHVFLDPITTLGFVAAKTKNISLGTSVLILPYRNPVVLAKMISTLDTLSGGRIIVGAGTGWMRDEFDALGIPFEKRGATTDEYIEVLKELWTRDSPVYKGNYISFSDIKFLPKPLQEPHPPIWIGGGSERAIERAARYGDGWQPVGLTPEGIKEKLGYLNKLLDEEKKDNFVVSLRRNLEINEDKRFPEEETLRGGPEKIITGIRDYIEASVSHFILHILSGDFKDVLKTMETFSTKIRPAI; encoded by the coding sequence GAGGACCTGGGATACGATTCACTCTGGGTGAGCGATCATATCGTAATACCCGATTCCCACGAAGGCTTCGGCCACGTTTTCTTGGACCCCATAACCACGCTCGGTTTCGTTGCCGCGAAAACAAAGAATATATCCCTCGGCACGAGCGTTTTAATACTTCCCTACAGAAACCCCGTCGTGCTCGCAAAGATGATATCCACTCTTGACACGCTTTCCGGGGGGAGAATCATAGTGGGGGCGGGAACAGGCTGGATGAGGGATGAATTCGACGCGCTCGGTATCCCTTTTGAAAAACGCGGCGCTACCACCGATGAGTATATCGAAGTCCTGAAAGAACTCTGGACAAGGGACAGCCCCGTCTATAAGGGGAACTATATTTCGTTCTCGGATATAAAATTTTTACCCAAACCGCTCCAGGAGCCGCACCCGCCGATCTGGATAGGGGGCGGGAGCGAGAGGGCGATTGAGCGTGCAGCGAGGTACGGGGACGGATGGCAGCCTGTGGGACTCACACCCGAAGGGATCAAGGAAAAACTTGGGTATTTGAATAAACTCCTCGATGAAGAGAAAAAAGATAATTTCGTTGTATCTCTCAGAAGAAACCTCGAAATTAACGAGGATAAGCGATTTCCGGAAGAAGAGACTCTCAGGGGAGGGCCCGAGAAAATAATCACCGGAATAAGGGACTATATCGAAGCCAGTGTATCACACTTTATACTTCATATACTGAGCGGCGACTTCAAGGACGTCTTAAAAACAATGGAGACTTTCTCAACAAAGATAAGGCCCGCCATTTAA
- a CDS encoding carbon-nitrogen hydrolase family protein gives MENETGKFTAAAVQTAPVFLNKAETVGKIVSLIEEAAAGGASLIVFPEAIIPAYPYWPKDLGSIEGRKLVLDAYTELYKNSVEIPDEDTDKLCRAAAKAGAYVVLGVNEREGGTLYNTILYIDKNGTMLGKHRKLMSIDSEKCIWGMGGEEDLNVFDTEVGKIGGFFCYEHHMTLAKYAMYQKGEQIHAGLWAGHGFVKPTMDFASRQYAFEGQVFVIASSGHITDKMIPDSFPLKKQTLWDYPGGSGIINPRGDYLAGPVYGKEEIIYADIDRDMIIRAKAVIDGAGHFSRPDILRLDIGGYKNGKDQYTDSEHEIQGLRNKVEELSARQRELHEKLDSIAAKLSGREK, from the coding sequence TTGGAAAATGAAACCGGAAAATTTACGGCAGCAGCCGTACAGACAGCCCCCGTTTTCCTAAACAAGGCAGAGACAGTCGGGAAGATTGTAAGCCTGATCGAGGAGGCGGCCGCTGGAGGCGCGAGCCTGATCGTATTTCCCGAAGCCATCATCCCCGCATACCCGTACTGGCCCAAGGATCTGGGCTCAATAGAGGGAAGGAAGCTCGTTCTGGACGCTTACACCGAGCTTTACAAGAACTCTGTCGAGATACCGGATGAAGACACCGACAAACTCTGTAGGGCAGCGGCAAAGGCGGGCGCTTATGTAGTGCTGGGTGTAAACGAAAGGGAAGGCGGAACTCTGTATAATACGATACTCTATATAGACAAGAACGGCACCATGCTGGGAAAGCACAGGAAGCTCATGTCGATAGACAGCGAGAAGTGCATCTGGGGAATGGGGGGCGAAGAAGATTTGAATGTCTTCGATACCGAAGTAGGTAAAATAGGCGGGTTCTTCTGCTACGAGCACCACATGACTCTCGCGAAATACGCGATGTACCAAAAGGGGGAGCAGATACACGCCGGTCTCTGGGCCGGGCACGGCTTCGTTAAGCCGACGATGGATTTCGCGAGCCGCCAGTACGCCTTTGAAGGACAGGTGTTTGTCATCGCTTCTTCAGGTCACATCACGGATAAAATGATTCCCGACAGCTTCCCTCTCAAGAAGCAGACGCTCTGGGATTACCCCGGCGGAAGCGGGATCATAAATCCGAGAGGGGATTACCTCGCCGGACCCGTATACGGAAAAGAGGAAATAATCTACGCAGATATAGACAGGGATATGATCATCCGGGCAAAGGCCGTCATCGACGGCGCCGGGCATTTCTCGAGACCGGATATTCTGAGGCTGGACATAGGTGGTTATAAAAACGGAAAGGATCAATATACAGACTCTGAACACGAGATACAGGGCCTCAGAAACAAGGTGGAGGAGCTGTCGGCCCGACAGCGGGAGCTTCATGAAAAACTGGACAGCATTGCCGCAAAATTATCCGGCCGGGAAAAATAA
- the coaE gene encoding dephospho-CoA kinase (Dephospho-CoA kinase (CoaE) performs the final step in coenzyme A biosynthesis.) encodes MSPMRIIGLTGNIACGKSTVARMLKGLGARVIDADEIARSVVEPGERAWGDIVEKFGEEVLNDDRTLNREKLGEIIFNDDAKRNLLNEITHPRIIGRIRELVKSYGRENAPVVIIEAALIVEKGGMKDLIDKLIVVTSDEKSQMERLTARNGYSREEALSRIKAQMPLSDKVKHADYVIENSATLENLRIQVESLWERINAED; translated from the coding sequence ATGAGTCCGATGAGGATTATAGGACTAACCGGAAATATAGCCTGCGGTAAAAGCACTGTCGCCCGTATGCTCAAAGGCCTTGGCGCCCGCGTAATAGACGCGGACGAAATAGCCCGCTCGGTCGTGGAGCCGGGGGAACGCGCCTGGGGTGATATTGTAGAAAAATTCGGGGAAGAAGTCCTCAACGATGACAGAACGCTAAACAGGGAGAAGCTGGGAGAAATCATATTCAACGACGACGCAAAGAGAAATTTGCTCAACGAGATTACTCACCCCAGAATAATCGGAAGGATCAGAGAGCTTGTCAAGTCCTACGGTAGAGAAAACGCCCCGGTAGTCATAATCGAGGCCGCGCTCATCGTTGAAAAAGGCGGCATGAAAGACCTCATCGACAAGCTGATCGTTGTAACTTCCGACGAAAAGTCCCAGATGGAGAGACTTACCGCGCGAAACGGATATTCCAGAGAGGAAGCGCTATCCAGGATAAAAGCTCAGATGCCTCTCTCCGATAAGGTAAAGCACGCAGACTATGTGATAGAGAACTCGGCCACCCTGGAGAATCTGCGGATTCAGGTGGAATCCCTTTGGGAAAGGATAAACGCCGAAGACTAG
- the gltX gene encoding glutamate--tRNA ligase, with protein sequence MTVRTRFAPSPTGSLHIGGARTAIFNWLYARHYGGNFILRIEDTDRSRSTEESIEEIIDAMKWLGLDWDEGPFRQSDRLAAYGDYAERLLNSGHAYKCYVTPEELNKKREEAQGKGEVFRYKRQWAEKNAAPGKPFAIRLLTPDEGIIEVRDLLRGTVRFDAREIDDFVILKMDGFPTYNFAVVTDDAAMGITHVIRGDDHLINTPRQTLIYEALSLDIPQIAHVSMILGPDNKRLSKRHGATSVVAYREEGYLPEAIVNYLTRLGWSHGDQEIFSRDELIEKFTLDNVGRSAAVFNPEKLEWLNGWYIRNKPAEEIARLLAPFLKEKGLDIEADKKLVMIVKELSQRAKTLRDIANSLGYFYAEQVNYDEKAADKFLKPEILDVLRDLCEKLSSLEDFTIDDMHGVFEQVMEERDLKLGKIAQPVRVALTGGTVSPGIFEVMNIIGKDMVLERLNKAAQYIETK encoded by the coding sequence ATGACCGTAAGAACCAGATTCGCGCCTAGCCCCACCGGGTCCCTCCACATAGGAGGGGCCAGGACGGCTATATTTAACTGGCTCTACGCCAGGCACTACGGCGGGAATTTCATTCTTCGTATTGAGGATACGGACCGCTCGCGCTCGACGGAGGAATCGATCGAGGAAATAATTGACGCCATGAAATGGCTCGGGCTCGATTGGGATGAGGGGCCTTTCAGGCAGTCGGACAGACTGGCGGCTTACGGGGATTATGCAGAAAGACTCCTTAACTCGGGGCACGCTTACAAATGCTACGTAACCCCCGAAGAGCTCAATAAAAAAAGAGAAGAGGCTCAGGGGAAAGGAGAGGTTTTCCGTTATAAACGCCAGTGGGCGGAAAAAAATGCCGCTCCCGGAAAGCCCTTCGCCATCAGGCTGCTAACACCTGATGAGGGAATTATCGAGGTGCGGGATCTCCTGAGAGGGACCGTTAGATTCGATGCGAGGGAAATAGACGATTTTGTTATCCTGAAAATGGATGGTTTCCCGACATACAATTTCGCAGTTGTGACGGACGACGCCGCGATGGGTATTACCCATGTAATCAGAGGAGATGACCACCTGATAAATACACCTCGTCAAACCCTAATATACGAAGCCCTCTCATTGGACATACCCCAAATCGCGCATGTTTCGATGATTTTGGGCCCGGACAATAAGAGACTGAGCAAGAGGCACGGCGCGACTTCCGTAGTGGCTTACAGAGAAGAAGGGTATCTGCCCGAAGCTATCGTGAACTATCTGACGCGCCTCGGATGGTCTCACGGAGACCAGGAGATATTCTCGAGGGATGAGCTGATCGAGAAATTCACTCTGGATAACGTCGGAAGATCAGCGGCGGTGTTCAATCCCGAGAAACTGGAGTGGTTAAACGGCTGGTACATCAGAAACAAGCCGGCTGAAGAAATCGCCCGGCTTCTGGCACCTTTTCTAAAGGAAAAGGGTCTGGATATCGAGGCGGACAAAAAACTGGTAATGATTGTAAAGGAGCTCAGCCAGAGGGCGAAGACACTCAGGGATATAGCGAACTCACTCGGCTACTTTTATGCCGAGCAAGTCAATTACGATGAAAAAGCGGCTGATAAATTTTTAAAACCCGAAATACTGGATGTGCTCAGGGACCTCTGCGAGAAACTCTCCTCGCTCGAAGATTTTACAATCGACGATATGCACGGGGTTTTCGAGCAGGTTATGGAGGAGAGAGATTTAAAGCTGGGCAAAATCGCCCAGCCCGTAAGGGTCGCGCTCACGGGCGGAACCGTAAGCCCCGGAATTTTTGAAGTTATGAACATAATAGGGAAGGATATGGTACTCGAAAGGCTTAACAAAGCCGCTCAATATATCGAAACAAAATAG
- a CDS encoding glutaredoxin domain-containing protein: MSRVTIYTNIYCVYCNAAKALLGKKGLEYREVDLSSEPDLRLRLVEKYRWRTIPLILIGDKVIGGFAELYELENTGELDRLLENELLD; the protein is encoded by the coding sequence TTGTCCAGGGTAACTATATATACAAATATCTACTGTGTATATTGCAATGCCGCAAAAGCGCTTCTCGGCAAGAAGGGTCTCGAGTACAGGGAGGTTGATTTAAGCTCAGAGCCCGACCTGAGACTGAGACTGGTGGAGAAATACAGGTGGAGGACGATTCCCCTAATACTGATAGGCGATAAAGTGATAGGCGGATTCGCCGAGCTGTACGAACTCGAGAACACCGGTGAGCTTGACCGGCTCCTGGAAAACGAGCTGCTTGATTAG